The window CAATAAGCCTTGCATAGTGGATGAGGTTCATCTCCGTAGGCTGGATGGCTTGTTGGTAACTAATCCATCTTTAATTGATAGCAACTAAAGGGGAACTATACACCAGCTTATTCTGATGACTTATTTTCACGGGCTGAAGGAAAATGGAGGGGTTCATCGCTGCGTGATTGCTAGCATAACCGTGAAAGCCCCAGTTCGCGAAGTTTGGAGCGTTTTGACTGCCTATGAAAGTCTCCCCGAGTACGTAATGTTTCCCCGACTTTCAGAAAGCATTCATGTTGCAAACTTCTGCAGGCTATGTTCTTTTGATTGAGGGAACCTGTATCGCCTTCTCATGAGTTGGTTATTGCAGGATAGTTCCCAATTTGGCCATCAGCAAGATCCTATCGAGGGAAAACAACAGAGTCCGCATTCTTCAGGTATAGGGAGAGACAGAGGTTCGGCTAGGCTTTGTAAATGCTAGTTTTCTTTATGCCTCTCACTTTGTGCGGTTATTCAGGAAGGATGTAAAGGTCTGCTCTACATGGTACTTCATGCCCGCGTGGTTCTGGACTTGTGTGAGCAGCTTGAACAAGAGATCAGCTTTGAGCAGGTCGAGGGTGACTTCGACTCATTCCAAGGGAAATGGATTCTAGAGCAACTAGGAAGTCACCACACTCTGTTGAAGTACACTGTCGAGTCTAAAATGCACAAGGATTCTTTTCTATCCGAAGCTATAATGGAAGAGGTTCCAACTCTCTTTCTCTTGGCTTGGCTCTTTCAGTGGTTCAACACGTCGAACTTCCTCTGCGCCTGAGAAACTGCTAAATTGTTTACGTGTTCAACTCAGTAGGTTATATACGAGGATCTCCCTTCCAACCTATGTGCCATTCGGGATTACATCGAGAAAAGAGGTGCATCAGACTCGGACATGAGTGAAGAGGATCGATATGATCCGGGCGGAGAAATATCTCCATCTGCCATTGCTGGAGATACAACTTCGAGTACAGCCACCCAGCAGACTTCTGACTTGAATAGTCATAGTCACAGCTTGGTGAGTCAAAGGCCAAGGGTCCCTGGACTGCAGAGAGATATGGATGTCCTCAAGGCCGAGCTCTTGAAGTTCATATCAGAACACGGGCAGGAAGGATTCATGCCCATGAGGAAGCAACTCCGTCTACACGGAAGGGTCGACATTGAGAAGGCCATCACCAGAATGGGTGGGTTTCGGAGAATTGCATCAATGTTCAATCTCTCCCTTGCTTACAAGCATCGCAAACCCAAGGGTTACTGGGACAACCTCGAAAATCTCGAGGAAGAGGTATATCAATGCAAAAATAACTGCTTCTCATCCTTCATGTTTTATTGTATACATGCTGAACCTCTTTTCCTGCTTAATTATGAACAGATACATAGGTTCCAGAGAAGCTGGGGCATGGACCCCTCTTATATGCCGAGCAGAAAATCTTTCGAGCGTGCAGGTATGAGATGATCAGTACTCAACTCATTGCCCTAGATTAGTGAAAGTGATACTGCTAGTCTTTCCTTCATTGAAACAAGTCGAGGGAAGTTGATCAAACTCGATGGATCGAGTCTCATGACTTATCACTTCATCAGTACTTTCAGATGTCTTGCGGACCAACGCCTTATAATCCTGCTCAAGATATTTCCCGAAGAGaaactttattattattattattttatcaaagCCGGCATCCTCATCTCATTTGAATATCGTAATGTTTTGTTGCACAGGAAGATACGACATTGCGCGGGCCCTGGAGAAATGGGGAGGGCTCCACGAGGTATCACGACTATTATCCCTTAAAGTAAGGCACCCGAACAGACAGTCCGGGATGGCACGGGACAGGAGGATAGAGTCTGTGGCGCCGAAAGACGCAGAGAATGAGGATAAGTCGCCCTCTAGGCCGTATATTTCCCAGGACACACAGAAGTGGCTCTCCCAACTCAAACACTTGGACATTAATTGGGTTGAATAagcaagcaaaaaaaaaaaaaatcgattgTCGATACCTTCATAGACATGACAGTTTGATTCTTCTTAAAtcctttttcttaataaaatatatatagcattTATTTGTTCCTACTCAAGAACATGCAAAGTAATGTTGTAGCGATTTCTAGGGTGACCTTGGGGAGTTCTCTTTAGAACATCCATAGATTCATACAAGAGGAAAAGTGCCTATCTAAATTTAAATTCTAACGGGAATTTGTTAGAATACCATAATTCCCGAATCCCCAAGATCACACATGCTAAACACGTGGAGGAAATATTGAATCGGAAGGGTGCTTGAATTCATAGCGCATAGATTGTGAGCAAAGATGGGTATGTGGTTTTCCAAGTCATTCTGCAGAAGCTGTGTTAGTCTGGTGAGTAATGGGGCCTTAGAAGACTATCTTTTAACGTATAATTCAAGAACCATAATCCTTCAGTTGCATTCAAGTGCTTGAGGTtatgtaatttataatttaaccCATCATAGAATCAAAAATTACATTGCAGTATTTGCACATTAATTCTCATATTTTACCGATACATTATTAAGACCCATTATCTCAAACTTTATTAGATCACTTAATCGGGCCTCCAATTAGGATAACCCATAATATATAACAATTACGCTGGGCCATGTCATTGAATAAAATTCAAGAATCTTTCACTTGGGCCGACATATAATTTCTCCAAAGAGTTATGTATTGTAATTAACCTTATGAGTGCTCTTTAATTATTATCCTTACAAACATCTCGAACAATCCGGTCCATTGAACATATCAATATTGGACCAAAGCAATTTTCGccacatatatattgtgacTAGACCCATCAATGATCACATGTATCAATACATCTCACGACATAGATCAAATATAGGTGTGCAACATGGAAATTATATGCAATGTGATTTGAACATGCCTATTTCCAACCAATCCACTGTAATCCTTATTGAGAACAAACAAAATTAATCCAGAGTgtaataaattgtaaattgtAATATGTATAAACTTTATTTTGTAGGAAATATTCATAATGTAATACTATAATCAAAATACAACCTCCCACTAGACCATAGCATCCTCACGAGACATAACACCCAAATGAGCAACATGCTTATGAAAGACCGAGGGTGTTAAAGCTTTGATGAGTGGATCCGCAAGCATGGAAGTTGTACCGATATGCTCTAAAGACAATCGACCACTCTATATTATTTCTTTAACAACTAGGAACTTAATGTGGATGTGCTTGGACCTCAAAGAACTCCTATTGTTGTTGGAAAATAAGACTGTGGACCTACTGTCACTAAATAACTTTAGTGGTCTTTCATTGTTATCCACTATTCTCAGTCCAATGACAAAATTTCGCAGTCATATTCCTTGATTGAATGCCTCATAGTAGGCTATGAATACTACCTCTATAGTGAAGATGGCTATAAGCATCTGCTTAGCACTCTTCTAGGATATGGCTCCTCTagccaacaaaaaaatatagacaGCGAACTGGGGTCAGAGAGACCCAGCCGTGACCTCAACTCCATCTTAACTTGATCCCGACCCGGTGAGGTCGAAGCATTGACACCAGTGATTCCCGAGTACAGCCGCGACCCTTGCTTGACAGCGATCACGCAGCCATGTTTGAGGCAGCTATCACAAGTCACAGAAATAAGGTTGCGGGCTACGCACAGGTCTGGTTTGGGTCCGCTTGCCTCCAATTGCGTCGGCCTACCGACTCGGGTGGAGGTTGGCCGCCTCCTCTGGCAGCCCTAGGGCTGGCTATGGCCTCCCTGCGCCCAAGAAAACCCTAATTCAACCCTTATTGCCCTTAATCACCCTTATTCCGAATTGATTAAGCCTTAATCAcataaattaatcacaaaaCAACAGTAATTAAATCCTAATTTCATCAATCAACTTTAATCCAAAACCGCAAATCctaattctaaaaaattcaaacatgcgtggctctgataccaattgttagaaTACCATAATTCCCGAATCCCTAAAATCATACATACCATTGAAAAAATATCGAATGGAAAGCGTACATGAATTCATAGTGCATAGACCGTGAGCAAAGACGAGCATgtggtcttccaagtcaatACATAGAGGCTGTGTTAGTCTGTGGGTAATGGGACCTTAGGAGACGACCTTTTAACGTACGACTCGGGGACCATAACCCCTCAATTGCATCTAAATGGCCGAGGTGATATAATTTCTAATTCAGTTCATCATAGAACCATAGATTACATTGCGGTATTTGCACATTAATTCCCATATTTTATTGAGTTATTATTAAGGTCCACTATCtcaaactttattagataACTTAATCGAACCTACAATTAGGATAATCCATAATACATAACAATTAATACATATGTCGGGACACATCGTTGAATAAAATTCAACAGAATTTCCTTCGTTTAATATTCACAGTTAAGTCGGatcgttttttcttttttggcttGTGTCGGGTGAACCTAGATAGAGGCCATTTGATATCTTACCCGATCATACCACCCAGTCAGTCTTCCAAGTAGTTCAGTAATACGTAGAAATCCTATCTTTACTCCTTACCTTGGTAAAATTCATTTGGATAATTGCAGCAAACGAGGAGATGACCACATGAAGTTCGGGTTAGTCAGTCAAATACCACAATGAAAacaagttcttttttttttttcccccagtTTACAGTAGAGGCCATGGATCTTTACTCTTCTTTTGATACATCTAAACAATATAAACTtgcagttttatttatttatttattgtgagGAATAGTACTTTCATACTCTCCTAATATATTTCAATGTTATGTTATTTTTAACTGGTATCTTATCCAGCATTATGAGACAGAGTACGAAAGTTTTTtgatactctcacaatttctttcaaatttaatattttggaTGGAATTTTTAAGTTATTCTAACTTTCATCttcttttacctttttttttaagcatAGCAAGGGAGAGTACAAAGTTTTTCATACTCATGCaatttctattaattttttatcatctTTTTAGCTTTGTTTTACtagacaaaattaaaattaaaagaactatattatttatttcatgaaaaaataaaaggatacaATTGGTCTTGATACCATTTTTGTAGAAACTATTCATTgagtattatttatttatcttaaaTGAGTAACaaccaatcaaaatatttataggTAGAGTATATTGACATGTTGTGGGGtcagtttttcatttttaaacaTTCTGATCGGGTGTTACACAGTCAAGTGATCGAGTATTACGTTCcaaatatatgcatttttcatttttgtgcTCGAGCTCATCATTATCCTTTCTCatcaaaatacaaaattaataataataaaaaagaacacaTTGATTTCTTCgccttccttttttcttccagttttattttttgtaaaagaatttttgtcTAGTCTTCTTTAACTTATTGAGATCGCGGCTTCTTCTAATATTATCCattattaccaaaaaaatattttccattaTTAATATGGCCGTTATTATTGCGAGTTAAATTTACCAAATCTATATTCTAtattatataagtaaaattaacaTCCGCAAACATTTGATGAGGTTATAGTTAATAGGATTAGAATTGTCAATTTGCTTCATCTgctaataattttgtaaaaatttcttatattatttcaaaaattgaaaaaaaattacaaaaagttGTTTATTTGTTTCCATTATTGTTATAATTgcaaaatcatattttgattatCGAATTCGTATATATGTACTCTTTATATATAGTAGAATACactatttaatatatataagagcaGACTCTTGCAAACTAATCTAACCTATAAAATTGTTAATCAAGAAGTGATAATAAATGCAAAAATCGCTTTCTGAATAGAATCCAATCCaatacataaattaatatatatacatatatatttcatctaatatttttaatacaaaTAAGAATgcataatattataaatatgacaaatttaaattttcaaactaatataatctaaaaaaaattaataattaagataTGATAAATGGATAAATCACTTTTTAGATAGAATTCAATCTAATATgtagattaatatatataatattcaactaattttttttatatataaatgacaaTGCATAATTTCATAAGTATAACAAATTTAGActaatattattcaaattatcaacataataagttattaattaaatgatttAAAAGCAATTTTGGTTTGCAAAAATATgaacaaattaatcatttatttttatcaataagAAATAATGTTGTTAAAATGTGATCAATAATTCacataaaaatgataaaatgtatataataatgAACTTGTGTAACGCACGGGATAGAATACTGGTATTATGATTTAATTAAACTGATATACAATTATACAAGCACAGCAAAGTGCAGGAGTAATAAGGCAATAATACGTGCATGCACGGGCAAACTACCTAGTCTAGTATGCGTGTGTATATGATGAAGAGATGTTTGGGTCTTGAGGTTATTGGGCCGAGATGGGTGGTGTTGGGCTTTATTGGACCCTTGTTTGATTAATGGGCTGTACATAAGAAAGGCCCATCACTGGGGTTCATCGTCTTCGTCTTCGTCTTCCACGAGTCCTGTGGTCATCTGGTGGGCAGAGACTCCGTCTGATGTTTCGCTTTCGTCCCAGTGAGGAGAGGATCTCTGCAACCGATCGCGCTCTTCTGCGGCTGTGAGCTGAAGGAACTTGAGGAAGGAAGCTCCGAGCAGCTGCTGCTTTAACTTTTTCACAGtactccctccctccctcccgaTCTATGTATGTAGTCTTCCTGTTTAATCACTAATTGGAGATTGGATCGCTATTTTTGCCATTCGGATGGATCCTTAACCATAGAGGTTCGACTATTTCAAACCTTGGTTCCATGTATCGGCAGGTTCCGCGATCCTCGTAGCTGTTGTTTTCATTTGACAACTTTCAGCCTCAATCTGACAGTCTCCTCAATAAGAATTCTGAATTTATGCTGCTAAGTGTCTGACTCGGGGAAATTTTACTGATACTTCTGCAGTTGCGCTTGTGCGAAGATTTAGAAGAATTCTAGGGAATGGCGACGACAGCCTGTTTTATCATCGTCAGCAGGAATGATATCCCTATTTACGAAGCTGAAGTCGGATCTACTGTCAAAGTGAGATTCTTTTTCCTCCTCTTTTTGCTCAATCAAGATGGATATGATAtgcgttttctttttcttgtgtCGGGAATTTTCTTCCAACATACAATGGGATGCTTCTGATG of the Punica granatum isolate Tunisia-2019 chromosome 6, ASM765513v2, whole genome shotgun sequence genome contains:
- the LOC116212397 gene encoding uncharacterized protein LOC116212397 → MPSSNSNPMNMISSSFRSASTFNLEPLSHHYYQFSLNPRPIPRRRSSSSSLALTYPHYTVVSTTPSICRPAGSAAPNSSSNANGSSTVRRPAEGGFAGESQLQLQQPPELGRKVHCEVEVISWRERKIKAEILVNADVESVWNALTDYEHLADFIPNLVCSGRIPCPHPGRIWLEQRGQQQALYWHIEARVVLDLQEIPKSANERDLHFSMVDGDFKKFEGKWSLKMGTRSSTTWLSYEVSVIPRFNFPAIFLERIIRSDLPVNLQALAFRAERNFEGTQKLKMMVNSQSKKSITGVTSIAIDNIKDGVLSSSSASATSPLSPPLAEVNNNWGVFGKVCRLNKPCIVDEVHLRRLDGLLENGGVHRCVIASITVKAPVREVWSVLTAYESLPEIVPNLAISKILSRENNRVRILQEGCKGLLYMVLHARVVLDLCEQLEQEISFEQVEGDFDSFQGKWILEQLGSHHTLLKYTVESKMHKDSFLSEAIMEEVIYEDLPSNLCAIRDYIEKRGASDSDMSEEDRYDPGGEISPSAIAGDTTSSTATQQTSDLNSHSHSLVSQRPRVPGLQRDMDVLKAELLKFISEHGQEGFMPMRKQLRLHGRVDIEKAITRMGGFRRIASMFNLSLAYKHRKPKGYWDNLENLEEEIHRFQRSWGMDPSYMPSRKSFERAGRYDIARALEKWGGLHEVSRLLSLKVRHPNRQSGMARDRRIESVAPKDAENEDKSPSRPYISQDTQKWLSQLKHLDINWVE